From Pseudomonas sp. stari2:
CGCCTCGACTGCTTGTCCGCTTACTGAAATCGTCATGCCTCATCCATAAAACCAACAAGAATGTGGAGAAAGACTTTTCATGAAGACCAAGACCCGTTTTGCCTCACTGGCCTTGTCCCTGATGTTCGCCAGCGGCGCTGTGCTGGCCGATATGAAGATCGGCGTCAGCATGTCCCAGTTCGATGACACCTGGCTGACCTACCTGCGCGAATCCATGGACAAGAAAGCCAAGTCCTATCCCGACGGCGTCAAGCTGCAGTTCGAAGACGCCCGCAGCGACGTGGTCAAGCAACTGAGCCAGGTCGAAAGCTTCATCAGCCAGAAGGTCGACGCCATCGTGGTCAATCCGGTGGATACCGCCGCCACCAAAAAGATTACTGAAGCGGCGGTGAAGGCCGGCATTCCGCTGGTCTACGTCAACCGCCGCCCCGATGACTTGAACCTGCCCAAAGGCGTAGTAACTGTTGCGTCCAACGACCTGGAGGCCGGCGAGATGCAGATGCAGTATCTGGCCGACAAGATGGGCGGCAAGGGCGACATTGTGATTCTGCTGGGTGATCTGGCGAACAACTCCACCACCAACCGCACCAAGGGCGTCAAGGAGGTGCTGGCCAAATATCCGGACATCAAGGTCGAGCAGGAGCAGAGCGGCGTCTGGCTGCGGGATAAGGGCATGACGCTGGTCAACGACTGGCTGACCCAGGGCCGTAAGTTCGACGCGGTCGTCTCCAACAACGACGAAATGGCGATCGGTGCCGCCATGGCCCTGCAACAGGCCGGCGTCGCCAAAGGCAGCGTCTTGATTGCGGGTGTCGACGGTACGCCGGATGGCTTGAACGCCGTGAAGAAGGGCTCGCTGGCCGCTTCCGTGTTCCAGGATGCCAAGGGGCAGGCCGACGGCTCCATCGATACGGCGGTGAGAATGGCGAAGAACGAGCCGGTCGAGCCGGCGGTCTGGGTGCCGTTCCGCCTGATCACGCCGCAAAACGTTGACCAGTTCAAATAGTCCGTCCGTTCAATAACAACAATAAGCCCGCAAGGTGGCGATCGCTGCCTTGCTGATGGAGTACCTGATCATGTTCGCTTCAGCGACTGCTTCGAGCACCCCTGTGACGGGGAGCCCGCCCACTGCAATACCTGTCGAAGAGCCGTACCTGCTGGAGATCCTCAACGTCAGTAAGGGATTCCCCGGTGTGGTGGCGTTGTCCGATGTGCAACTGCGGGTACGCCCCGGTTCCGTGCTGGCGCTGATGGGCGAAAATGGCGCGGGCAAATCCACCCTGATG
This genomic window contains:
- a CDS encoding sugar ABC transporter substrate-binding protein, whose protein sequence is MKTKTRFASLALSLMFASGAVLADMKIGVSMSQFDDTWLTYLRESMDKKAKSYPDGVKLQFEDARSDVVKQLSQVESFISQKVDAIVVNPVDTAATKKITEAAVKAGIPLVYVNRRPDDLNLPKGVVTVASNDLEAGEMQMQYLADKMGGKGDIVILLGDLANNSTTNRTKGVKEVLAKYPDIKVEQEQSGVWLRDKGMTLVNDWLTQGRKFDAVVSNNDEMAIGAAMALQQAGVAKGSVLIAGVDGTPDGLNAVKKGSLAASVFQDAKGQADGSIDTAVRMAKNEPVEPAVWVPFRLITPQNVDQFK